A portion of the Misgurnus anguillicaudatus chromosome 16, ASM2758022v2, whole genome shotgun sequence genome contains these proteins:
- the LOC141350048 gene encoding uncharacterized protein yields the protein MIFYGQGAFARCLCAPSALRFSAACRARVFEGALRAEKRLTSFASSIVQSNEGRGGPYVVVREVYSCFEEPDSTRSLSPSCLCTSHPQTRSKRLQCCCTTSSAAANVTHLSVSQSLKGPKDSSAAVQPLLQQPMTLICLSHNHLKVQKTPVLLYKPLLQQKMTLICLSHKQTNFGTRLKGINKQRFRWQPCSGCGVKWKDTWELHSDE from the exons atgatattctatgggcagggcgcgtttgcgcgctgtttatgcgcgccgagcgccttgcggttttctgccgcctgccgcgcacgtgtttttgaaggagcgctgagagcggagaagcgcctgacgtcattcgcgtcttccattgtccaatcgaatgaggggagaggcgggccttacgttgtggtgagggaagtttacagttgctttgaagaaccggactccactcgctcactctctccttcgtgtttgtgcacctctcaccctcaaacaag GTCCAAAAGACTCCAGTGCTGCTGTACAACCTCTTCTGCAGCAGCCAATGTCActcatctgtctgtctcacaaTCACTTAAAG GTCCAAAAGACTCCAGTGCTGCTGTACAACCTCTTCTGCAGCAGCCAATGACCCTCATCTGCCTGTCTCACAATCACTTAAAG GTCCAAAAGACTCCAGTGCTGCTGTACAAACCTCTTCTGCAGCAGAAAATGACcctcatctgtctgtctcacaaacaaacaaatttcGGTACAAGATTAAAG GGAATAAACAAACAAAGGTTTCGCTGGCAGCCTTGCTCTGGCTg TGGAGTAAAGTGGAAGGACACATGGGAGCTTCATTCGGATgaataa